The genome window TGATGCTGTGGATGATTCCAAAGGCAGCCCACAGGCAGAACTCTGCcttgctcctccccctcccccaagattcATCCAATAAATTTCACAAGACTCGTCTACACTGAAGAGAGCAATTGGCATTTTTCAAAGTCTGCTAATTTGTGTTTGAATgaatacttgttttgttttttgcttgtttgtttagccTCACTGACATAAGGCTGCTACACCTCTGTCCCCAATGTACCAAGGTACATAGCTTTATTCCCTGTGCTGGTTGCACTTTCACACAAAATCATGGTTTGTCTTGTCCCATTGCATGTTATGCTTGGGGGTCTTTTAAACTAGCTCACAAATGACCTGCCTGTCatgaaagggaagaaagattatcaatAGCGTCTAGTTCacacatgtaagatactggttcAACTTACTCAGAGAGAGAGGGGTAGTTGACAGACATGATCTCAAAACCCAGACTATTTCCCCAGACTGTGACAGTCAGATCTGGTGTGTAAGATCTGAAAACAAAGGTGACAGTGCTCCAGATGATGTTCTACTTGACAGAGTAGGTACCTTGCATGACACTGCATGGCTGCTTTTCCATCTAGGACATCTCCCAGATGCTTTTGTGCTGCCTCTTATGAAAGACCTGTTTTCATATTGGCCAAGCATTTTCCTTACTCTCTACAAATATTGCTATAATTCTTGAGGGATAAAGCCCatattccattttctttataaCAACCACATTACCTGGCATGaaattgtctgtttttcttttgtgccaAGATGCAAGGACTCTGAAGCCAGACCTTTAACTCTTTGTTCATTGAAACTTCTGTACTATTTTGGAGAGTGATGCAAAGATatggggaggggaaaagaaaaaaggaaggaaggaaggaaggaaagcacaGAAAGAAGGGCAAAAGATATCgagtgaaagaaaagaatgaaaaaaggaaagaaagaaggagagaacataggaaggagggaaggggaagaatacAGGAAGGTATGAGGGAAGAGGAaccagggaggaaaggaagtaaAGGATAAATGGAAGATGTGAAGCaagtaaggaaggaagaaggaatagCTGATGCTCAGGCTCAATatataacctgtttttttttttttctctctgtaggGTCTATGGTAAAGAGAATGCATTGGAGTCCCTGGAAACACCCACCTAATTCTGCCCCAGTTGCTCGCCAGCAGGAAATACTCCTGCATccaggctcccccaccaaaactCCCATTGGACCCTGTAATCTATAAGATACATGCactaccccaatacccatctgcctgagaccccagtaATTTCCCAAGACAAGGAATCCACTAGCTCTCATTGGGAacaagaggtgagtgacttttctcccacccagagagtcctgcctctaggactcAGGCCCTGGAACACAGCCAGTCCCCAGGAACTCTATTCCAAGTCTGCCCCatttgccagccagcagggaataCTCCTGCAGCCAGGTTCCTCAACCAAAACCCCCCAttagaccctgcaatctacaagatcCATaccctaccccaatacccatctgcctggaccccagtaacttcctgagacaagtAATCTACCAGCTCTCATTGGAACAAGAGTGACTtcttgagacacagaatctgccaactcatattggaccaagagaggcttcctgagatacagaatccaccagctttgactggaccaagagccctaatAAGACCAAGAGTGACtccctgagtcacagaatcaactagcttggattggaccaaaagcagctccctgagatacagaatctgcctgctccaattagacACAGAGCCAAGAATGGACTcagaggggccccctgagacacagactcagcAAGCACAGGATGGACCAATAGCAGCTTACTCAGATATAGGTACCTCTTGCACCTCTTACAAGAAGAGATTGGTAGATGTCAGTgcaatacatacaacaacataaagagcaatatggcatcaccaaaATCTAGCCCTCCcacaacagcaaaacctgaacatcataaagtagaagaagcagaagaaagcagctTTAAATGTAACtgcatgaagatgctagaggcctttaaagaagaaatgaaaaattctcttaaagaaattgagaaaaagacaaacagaaaatggaagaaatcaataaatcccttaaagaaagtcaagaaaaccataaaaagcaaataaaatgtgaAGGAAGCAGATCAAGACctgaaattgaaatagaaaaaataaaaaagacataaacagagggaatgttggaaatagaaaatctgagtaaatgaacaggaaacacagatgcaagcacaactaacagaatacaagagttGGAAGATGGATCTCTGGTATAGatgatacaatagaggaaatagatacatcagtcaaagaaaacaccaaaaccaaaaggaaatttgggacaccatgaaaagtccaaacctaagaataatagggatagaactAGGAGAAGAATACCTACTCAAAGGtgcaaaaaatatattcaacaaaatcatggaagaaaactttcccaacttaaagaaaaaagtacctatgaagatacaagaagcatataggACCCCAAATATAATAGACCCCCCAAaatgtccccttgccacataataattaaaccactaagcatacagaataaaggaagaatattaagagcagcaaaagaaaaaggctaactgacttataaaggcagatccatcagaataacacccgacttctcaatggagactttgaaagccaaaatgtcctggacagatataatgcagacactaagagattgTGAATGCCAACTTAGACTAATATattcagcaaaactttcaatcaccatagatggagtgaacaagacattccaagacaaaaccagatttaaacaatacctatccacaaatccagtcctatagaaagcactagaagaaaaattccaacctcAGGAaatcagatacacccacaaaaacacaggcaatagataaaccCACATCaggaaatcccaaagaagagaaatacatacatactaccAACAAAAGATAGAAGGAAttgacaatcactggtcattaatattccttaatatcaatggacttaattcacctatgaaaaggcacaagctaacagaatgaaaataaaatcaggacccatccttctgctgcatacaagaaacacacctcaacttcaaagacagacactacctcagagtaaaaacctgggaaaagtctttccaatcaaatggacccaagaagcaagctggtgtcgCTATCCTAGTATCAAACAAAAtgaacttcaaactaaaattaatcaaaagagatggagaagggcattacatactcatcataggaaagaacaccaagatgaagtttcaattctgaacatttatggcccaaatacaagggcatccaTATACgcaaaagaaacattgctaaagcttaaaATACATATCTAATCCCAAACATTAATAGTGAAATATTTCAACACCCCACTGCTGTGGATgataaattgataaaaaaaaaaagtgctgattggccagtagcgaggcaggaagtataggtgggacaaggagagaggagaattctgggaagtggaaggtggagggagagagacactgccagccaccataatgtgaagcagatgttaagatactggtaaggcatgagccacatggcaatttataaattaacagaaatgggttaatttaaaatataagaacagttagcaagaagcctgccatggccatacagtttataagtaatataagtctctgtgtgtttacttggtggtgtctaagcagctgtgggactgggaggtgagagagatttgtcctgactctgagacaggcaggaccagaaaaactctagctataccccactctcaccactggacagatctgccagattgaaacttaacagagaaataaaggacttaacagatgttatgactcaaatggacttgatcaatatctacagaacattccaccctaacaaaaaagaatatacctttttagcaccacatggaaccttctctaaaattgaccacatacttggtcataaagcaaacctcaacagataaaaaaaaaaaaaaaaaacttggaataacctcctgtatcttatcagaccaccacggcttaaagttagatttcaacaacaacaattacagaaagcctacaatctcaaggaaactgaataatgctcaactgaatcaccaatgggtcaaggaaggaataaagaaagaaattaaagcctTCTTAGAATTCAATCAAAATGAAGGTActacatacacaaacttatgggacactatgaaagcagtgctaagaggaaaattcatagcactaaatgcccacagaaaaaagttggagaaacctcacactagtgacttaacagcacacataaAGCTgttaagaacaacaaaaaacagggcGATCTCAGATGCCAGGTCTCTTGTTTTCATCACATAGATACCTCTACTGCAAAGATGGTCAACATACCTAAAACCCGAAGGACTTTCGTAAGGCATCAACCTCACAAAGTGACCCAATATAAGGGTCAGGATTCCCTGTATGCCCAAGGAAAGCGGCTCTACGATCGAAAGCAGAGTGGTTATGGTGGGCAGACAAAGCCAATTTTCCGAAAGAAGGTCAAAACCACAAAGAAGATTGTGCTCAGGCTTGAGTGTGTCGAGCCCAACTGTAGATCCAAGAGGATGCTGGCCATTAAGAGGTACAAGCATTTTGAACTGGgaggagacaagaagagaaagggcCAAGTGATCCAGTTCTAAAACATGTGTTTTCTGAGAGTAAAATACTAAAGCAGTAGGGAAATTGCCTGttagaaaataaagttattgttactgaaaaaaaaaaaaaagaacaataagaagcaaagtcacccaagaggactagatgccaggaaataatcaaactgagagctgaaatcaataaaataaaaacaaagagaacaatacaaagaatcaatgaaacaaagagttggttccttgagaaaatcaacaagatatacaAGCTTTTATCCAAACTCaccaaaaggtagagagagaacaTCCTAATCAACAAAATCAATaatgaaaagggagagataacaacagacaatgaggaaatccagagaatcatcaagtcatacttcaaaaacctatactccaaaaaattggaaaatctaaaagaaatggacaattttgtggataggtaccacatacctaagttaaataaagaccagataaacattttaaatagaccaataacccctaaggaaatagaaacagtcattaaaagtctctcaaccaaaaaaatcccaggaccagatgtttTCAAGGTAAACTTCTATCAgatattcaaagaagagttaatgccaatattcttcaaattgttccatgcaatagaaacagaaggaatattaccaaactccttttatgaggctacagttactctgtattacattattcccaagctacacaaagatgcaacaaagaaagagaattatagaccaattgtcctcatgaacattgatgcaaaaatactcaataatatATTGGCAAAATGActccacaaacacataaaaaaaattatataccatgatcaagtaggcttcatctcagagatgcacgGATGGTTCAAAATATGAAAGTCTATCAATGAAACACACCATataaaccacatgatcatctccttagatgctgaaaaggcctttg of Peromyscus leucopus breed LL Stock chromosome 5, UCI_PerLeu_2.1, whole genome shotgun sequence contains these proteins:
- the LOC114688472 gene encoding 60S ribosomal protein L36a-like; translated protein: MVNIPKTRRTFVRHQPHKVTQYKGQDSLYAQGKRLYDRKQSGYGGQTKPIFRKKVKTTKKIVLRLECVEPNCRSKRMLAIKRYKHFELGGDKKRKGQVIQF